One window of Fusarium keratoplasticum isolate Fu6.1 chromosome 2, whole genome shotgun sequence genomic DNA carries:
- a CDS encoding L-ornithine N(5)-monooxygenase: METKTNMADDQIQVEEDIYDVLIVGAGPCGLAIAARLREHTPAALFTDEEHRRFHWISKYGNKVTLKNSRSGKVTNGRKPESQPEYRMLVLDADDGNWMGRWKRLFRMYDISHLRSPMLWHVDPQDRDALLSHAYMNGRKDELIEIRHCVGKEVSKHAKKKMMGQKLCGRRQEARVDINLREQNDYYNPSASLFEDHCQHVATRYRLGPDLIRHETLEHLDYGEVKGISINGEDLFTVTSNKVRRYARAVVLAVGPANVARIPRIPGMPETDKLPQACHSMYIPEFPAPVIMKRMAARKQTNIMVVGGGLTSAQLSDLAIRKGVTKVWHVMRGPIRVKHFDVSLDWMGKYKNAKQAQFWFADSDDERLEIIKEAREGGSIPARFLKRLDKHLAAKKLEIFTETSIVEAKFEGVDGDGIWTIQTNPPIKDMPPMDYLYFATGIQTDFTTLPYLKTILEKHPIEGRGGFPCINNDLMWNDDVPLFMMGRLAALRIGPAAPNLGGAQSGAERVAWAIEDRISRPGEEDLGGDDKEEKDHRKGYLSGHGNITRKVKCDETWPKCNRCTSTGRTCSGYRPPPAGSLSWDLLLRPQPRLLPSADGRETRSLSFFHRAVAPFISGPFDGSFWTHFVTQVAHAEPAARHAVMAVSSLFENFDPSVSGIATMDRFAIFHYNQAIKRLVEDPSPDMDLVLLVCILFICIEFLRGDRDTAVNHAHHGVQLLNQAGKNSKLTAVFSQMSIFPLFFVQSGTDFPHLATHAINNNAANPVFRSLIEAQHALDLLGIRTFRLMRAASPYRSDIDPGRPPQELLDEQFFLGRDMTAWGDAFARFQASRAAGSREDAASLALKTRQMIARIWVAESFNKEEMGYDARKSEFEEIVRCARLAAEQNDSLDREGLPRPKFMFDLGFNPMLHFLIIKCRYFNLRVEALALLKKLSYARESLWDASLVYDVSKRIIEVEHNVKLPTDKVIDDETRPTDVERVRGFFCDRNRPETPLCDKETLARRPIDLVVGKPGGGIEVRRDFIGEDVSHSISLNLTLIGF; encoded by the exons ATGGAGACCAAAACCAACATGGCAGACGACCAAATccaggttgaagaagacatCTATgacgtcctcatcgtcggcgccggcCCCTGCGGCCTAGCCATCGCCGCCCGTCTCCGCGAACACACCCCAGCCGCCCTCTTCACCGACGAAGAACACCGTCGCTTCCACTGGATAAGCAAATACGGCAACAAAGTAACCCTCAAGAACTCTCGCAGCGGCAAAGTCACAAACGGCCGCAAACCAGAGAGTCAGCCCGAGTACCGCATGCTCGTGCTCGACGCCGATGACGGCAACTGGATGGGCAGGTGGAAGAGGCTCTTCAGGATGTATGACATTTCGCATCTGAGGAGTCCTATGCTTTGGCATGTTGATCCGCAGGATCGGGATGCTTTGCTTTCGCATGCGTATATGAACGGCCGTAAGGACGAGCTGATTGAGATTCGCCATTGCGTTGGTAAGGAGGTTAGCAAGCATGctaagaagaagatgatggggCAGAAGCTTTGTGGGAGAAG ACAAGAAGCCCGTGTCGACATCAACCTGCGGGAGCAAAACGACTACTACAATCCCTCGGCGTCTCTCTTCGAAGATCACTGCCAACACGTCGCCACTCGGTATAGACTGGGCCCGGATCTCATTCGCCACGAAACCCTTGAGCACCTCGACTACGGTGAAGTCAAGGGCATTTCCATCAACGGCGAGGACCTCTTCACCGTCACGTCCAACAAGGTCCGGCGATACGCCCGCGCCGTCGTCCTAGCCGTCGGCCCCGCAAACGTGGCCAGGATCCCCCGAATCCCCGGCATGCCCGAGACGGATAAGCTCCCCCAGGCATGCCACAGCATGTATATCCCCGAGTTCCCAGCCCCCGTTATCATGAAGCGCATGGCGGCTCGCAAGCAGACAAACATCATGGTTGTCGGCGGTGGTCTCACATCGGCCCAGCTCTCAGACCTTGCCATCCGCAAGGGCGTCACCAAGGTGTGGCATGTCATGCGAGGACCTATTCGCGTCAAGCATTTCGACGTTTCCCTTGACTGGATGGGCAAGTACAAGAATGCCAAGCAGGCCCAGTTCTGGTTTGCCGATTCGGATGATGAAAGACTagagatcatcaaggaggccCGAGAGGGAGGCAGTATTCCCGCTCGGTTCCTGAAGCGCCTTGACAAGCATCTCGCGGCaaagaagctcgagatctTTACAGAGACAAGCATCGTAGAAGCCAAATTTGAAGGAGTCGACGGAGACGGTATCTGGACCATCCAGACCAACCCACCCATCAAGGACATGCCCCCAATGGACTACCTGTACTTTGCGACGGGCATCCAAACCGATTTCACCACACTCCCCTACCTAAAGACGATACTGGAGAAGCACCCCATCGAGGGACGCGGCGGATTCCCCTGTATCAACAACGACCTCATGTGGAACGACGATGTGCCTCTGTTCATGATGGGACGTTTGGCCGCGTTGAGAATTGGACCTGCGGCGCCTAACTTGGGAGGTGCGCAGAGCGGAGCTGAGAGAGTTGCCTGGGCTATTGAGGATCGCATTTCTCGTCCTGGAGAGGAGGACTTGGGTGGTGatgacaaggaggagaaagacCACAGAAAGGGATATCTTTCGGGACACGGCAACAT AACCAGAAAGGTCAAGTGTGACGAGACGTGGCCCAAATGCAATAGGTGCACCTCCACAGGCCGCACATGCTCCGGCTACCGGCCACCCCCCGCGGGCTCTCTCTCCTGGGACCTGCTGCTCCGTCCCCAGCCGCGTCTCCTCCCCTCCGCAGACGGCCGCGAAACCCGCAGCCTGTCCTTCTTCCACCGCGCTGTGGCTCCCTTCATCTCGGGTCCCTTTGACGGCTCGTTCTGGACCCATTTCGTCACGCAGGTTGCCCATGCCGAGCCCGCGGCGCGTCATGCCGTCATGGCCGTCAGCTCACTCTTCGAGAACTTTGACCCCAGCGTATCCGGGATAGCAACGATGGATAGGTTTGCCATATTCCACTATAATCAGGCCATCAAGAGGCTTGTCGAAGATCCCTCCCCGGACATGGATCTTGTGCTGCTCGTCtgcatcctcttcatctgcatAGAGTTCCTGCGGGGCGATCGAGATACAGCCGTCAACCATGCCCACCACGGTGTGCAGCTGCTCAACCAGGCTGGCAAGAATTCCAAACTCACAGCTGTGTTTTCTCAAATGAGCATCTTTCCCCTGTTCTTTGTCCAGTCGGGCACTGATTTTCCCCACCTCGCCACGCATGCCATTAACAACAACGCCGCCAACCCTGTGTTTCGCAGTTTAATAGAAGCCCAGCACGCGCTTGATCTTCTCGGAATTCGCACTTTTAGGCTCATGCGCGCAGCGAGCCCTTACCGGTCCGATATCGACCCAGGAAGGCCCCCACAAGAATTGCTCGACGAGCAATTCTTCCTTGGCCGTGACATGACAGCATGGGGAGATGCATTTGCAAGATTTCAGGCATCACGTGCCGCCGGCAGTCGAGAAGATGCAGCATCCCTGGCGCTCAAAACTCGGCAGATGATTGCCAGGATCTGGGTTGCAGAGAGTTTCAacaaggaagagatgggctACGACGCGCGCAAGTCTGAATTCGAAGAGATTGTGAGGTGTGCGCGCCTCGCGGCCGAGCAGAACGACTCGCTTGATCGAGAGGGACTCCCTCGGCCCAAGTTCATGTTTGACTTGGGGTTCAACCCAATGCTGCACTTTCTGATCATCAAGTGTCGCTACTTTAACTTGCGCGTCGAAGCGCTGGCGTTACTAAAGAAGCTCTCGTATGCGCGAGAATCGCTCTGGGATGCATCTCTGGTGTACGACGTGTCAAAGCGCATTATAGAAGTCGAACACAATGTCAAACTCCCTACTGACAAGGTTATTGACGATGAAACGCGGCCGACAGACGTGGAGAGGGTGAGGGGCTTCTTCTGTGATAGAAACAGGCCCGAGACCCCGCTCTGTGATAAGGAGACGCTGGCAAGGAGGCCGATTGATCTGGTGGTTGGAAAGCCCGGCGGTGGTATCGAAGTGAGGAGGGACTTCATCGGCGAGGACGTTTCGCACAGCATATCGCTAAACCTGACCCTGATCGGATTCTAG
- a CDS encoding HET domain-containing protein encodes MSSRLIEANQSFGHNERRAHGFFRDQDDEPVIALLDGWKEKRLGAFRDEDLAAGEANGATARERASVAISGGMGPAALVAVGIGALVGGPVGAAVGAGVVAVTGIGGAAVVATHVVNSRGWGTDLKNLADNWEFAFDNDLAQQLKKDLPAECRPETSLETPFRVCDDCEDILLGNHLVNQRLGYLDRPNGGCWLCRLVVKICKESGNFNRSTYSFITRVGSTIVLQTDSIKVHNTPVLRLFSDMWSSGKSSSRVQIGFPVLPQSNEFRFTLIRRWIKWCDKKHSCNNLHGKDMPSRLIDVGTSLADTPRLVSGKGMKQSKYIALSHRWGLTPGERVQYCTTKDNFEAQHTAINCLAPNFRDAVEVARAVGVRYLWIDSLCIIQGDPEDWEEQAKLMERVYASAYFTIAATSAEDMNGSFLKQTERRDEHICFKNNKNQVFYASRNLTSFDEEVDRAELNDRAWTLQERLLSCRTIHFAAGQMYWECGHGVYCEDLTRLKTSEGQKKSFRLDSEFPRLLRRSGVGYTLHFIQYLLEDYSKRGISMPEDRAVAIAGLESRITTALSCESRCGIFGTYLHRNLLWRRSGGQSSERINYTNRKVPSWSWMAYEGGIEFLDIPYGKFMFFAPVEFDPADETALIVQLWAFKNDSVAQGVTSTSGERQIIDAKGEEAGSISYDAKDREDPHRPLCVIIGRANVPIDAAQEEIRYHILIAKKSQEAEDTYERIGVGWVRKDYVLSRVKSRARLV; translated from the coding sequence ATGAGCAGTCGGTTGATCGAGGCAAATCAGTCCTTTGGACACAATGAGCGCCGAGCTCATGGCTTTTTCCGGGACCAAGATGACGAGCCAGTAATTGCACTCTTGGACGGCTGGAAGGAGAAGCGACTGGGCGCTTTCAGAGACGAAGATTTGGCAGCCGGGGAAGCCAATGGAGCTACAGCCCGCGAGCGAGCATCTGTCGCAATCTCTGGGGGGATGGGTCCAGCCGCACTTGTGGCAGTTGGGATCGGTGCCCTTGTCGGAGGACCGGTTGGAGCTGCCGTCGGGGCCGGTGTTGTTGCCGTCACAGGTATCGGAGGAGCTGCTGTTGTCGCGACACATGTCGTCAACTCTAGAGGCTGGGGCACCGACCTGAAAAATCTTGCCGATAACTGGGAGTTTGCATTCGACAACGACTTGGCTCAACAATTGAAGAAAGACTTGCCAGCCGAGTGTCGCCCAGAGACAAGCCTCGAGACGCCTTTCCGAGTTTGCGATGATTGCGAAGACATTCTACTTGGCAACCACTTAGTTAATCAGCGTCTTGGTTACTTGGATAGACCCAACGGGGGTTGCTGGCTATGCAGACTAGTTGTCAAGATTTGCAAAGAATCTGGCAACTTCAACCGATCAACATACTCTTTCATCACCAGAGTAGGCTCGACGATAGTCCTACAAACAGATAGCATCAAAGTGCACAACACTCCCGTTCTCCGGCTGTTTTCTGATATGTGGTCTTCGGGAAAGTCGAGCAGCAGAGTTCAGATCGGGTTCCCAGTGTTGCCCCAAAGCAACGAGTTTCGTTTCACCCTGATTCGCCGCTGGATCAAATGGTGCGACAAGAAGCACAGCTGCAACAACCTCCATGGCAAGGACATGCCCTCTAGGCTTATTGACGTGGGCACATCTCTCGCTGACACCCCGAGACTCGTGTCGGGAAAGGGGATGAAGCAAAGCAAATACATCGCCCTATCTCACCGCTGGGGGCTCACTCCTGGCGAAAGAGTCCAGTATTGTACGACCAAGGACAACTTCGAAGCTCAACACACGGCCATCAATTGTTTGGCACCAAACTTTAGGGATGCTGTGGAGGTGGCTCGAGCCGTCGGCGTGCGCTACCTCTGGATTGATTCACTCTGCATCATTCAGGGTGATCCTGAAGACTGGGAGGAACAAGCTAAACTCATGGAAAGAGTCTACGCTTCAGCTTATTTTACCATTGCCGCCACTTCGGCTGAGGACATGAACGGGTCATTCCTGAAGCAGACTGAGAGACGGGATGAGCACATCTGCTTCAAGAATAACAAAAACCAAGTCTTCTACGCCTCCCGCAACTTGACCTCTTTCGACGAAGAGGTTGACCGGGCGGAGCTCAATGATCGGGCATGGACCTTGCAAGAAAGGCTTCTGTCTTGCCGAACGATCCACTTTGCCGCTGGGCAGATGTATTGGGAGTGCGGTCACGGAGTGTACTGCGAGGACTTGACCAGATTGAAGACCTCGGAAGGCCAAAAGAAGAGCTTCAGACTGGATTCAGAGTTTCCTCGCTTGCTCCGTCGCTCAGGAGTCGGCTACACCTTGCACTTCATCCAGTACCTCCTGGAGGACTACTCAAAGCGGGGCATCTCCATGCCCGAAGACAGAGCCGTTGCCATCGCCGGGCTTGAGAGCCGCATCACAACAGCGTTGAGTTGCGAAAGTCGTTGCGGCATCTTTGGCACTTACTTGCATCGAAACCTCCTTTGGCGTAGATCTGGAGGGCAAAGCTCAGAGCGGATCAACTACACGAATCGAAAGGTTCCATCGTGGTCTTGGATGGCGTATGAGGGAGGCATCGAGTTCCTAGACATTCCGTACGGCAAGTTCATGTTTTTCGCCCCCGTCGAGTTTGACCCGGCAGATGAGACGGCCCTGATCGTTCAACTATGGGCATTCAAGAACGATTCTGTGGCGCAGGGGGTAACATCAACGTCTGGCGAACGCCAGATCATAGAtgccaagggcgaggaagcAGGGTCCATTTCGTACGATGCTAAGGACAGAGAAGACCCCCACCGACCACTCTGTGTGATTATAGGGAGGGCAAATGTGCCAATTGACGCGGCCCAGGAGGAGATCCGGTATCACATTTTGATTGCAAAGAAAAGCCAGGAGGCGGAGGACACCTATGAAAGAATTGGGGTTGGCTGGGTTCGAAAGGATTACGTCCTATCACGGGTCAAGTCCAGAGCAAGATTAGTATGA
- a CDS encoding APH domain-containing protein yields MLFDDKYNLTGLLDWTYSQAVPLEHLSVFDEFFISGDISLELKRLVVESLRDMERDREERPPLDNPDMDMTPYQDLTTLSEYMAMSMGAEIAYHHFTTPIQRRLSAGKVVAEIMYGNTITWEQLREVHGAMPLF; encoded by the coding sequence ATGCTTTTTGACGACAAGTACAATCTGACGGGGCTCCTCGACTGGACCTACTCCCAAGCTGTCCCTCTTGAGCACTTATCTGTCTTTGACGAATTCTTCATCTCTGGCGACATAAGCCTTGAGCTTAAGAGACTCGTGGTCGAATCTCTAAGAGACATGGAGAGAGACCGAGAGGAGAGACCGCCCCTAGACAACCCGGACATGGACATGACCCCGTACCAGGATCTCACGACCCTCTCCGAATACATGGCGATGTCCATGGGTGCCGAGATCGCCTATCATCACTTTACAACTCCTATTCAACGGCGCCTTTCGGCCGGGAAGGTGGTGGCGGAGATCATGTATGGCAATACTATTACTTGGGAGCAGCTGAGAGAAGTGCATGGCGCCATGCCTCTTTTCTAG